In one Sesamum indicum cultivar Zhongzhi No. 13 linkage group LG12, S_indicum_v1.0, whole genome shotgun sequence genomic region, the following are encoded:
- the LOC105175426 gene encoding putative receptor-like protein kinase At4g00960, producing MSSAGSWDQSMLLLLLLFLINLVGFTIAQDQNPYQCLNNGNYTSNSTYSANLNSLLSSLASNINDTGFYSASVGRNTDTANAVVLCRGDQTLDQCRTCVQNAAVGLVQLCPNRRQAIVWYELCTLRYSNEPLYGIQTNDPGIILRNSFSVLNADPFREDRRTLLNDLRDRAANGSSVRKVGAGFRNTSNSLTIYGLLQCTPDLSAENCDNCLIRASQVESCCDSARGVRILLPSCNLRYEVYPFYNETRLRELQLLAPPPPPPPPSTPSSPTPSPPGKKDDNTTRNIIIIVVATALFLLVCVCAAIYLWRRIKLKPQEATDEISNVESLQFDFGKIRDATNDFSDANKLGQGGFGAVYWGRLQNGQEIAVKRLSRESGQGNVEFKNEVLLVAKLQHRNLVRLLGFSTEGTERLLIYEFVENASLDQFIFDPIKRSDLDWDRRYKIIAGIARGLVYLHEDSRLRIIHRDLKASNVLLDGEMNPKIADFGMARLVGQDETQRNTSKIVGTYGYMSPEYAMHGQFSVKSDVFSFGVLVLEIISGQRNNCFQNGESTEDLLSFTWKNWRDGTAANVIDPVLRADTGSRQDMLRCIHIGLLCVQENGANRPTMPSVVLMLNSTTITLQVPSEPPFLMSTHFGPDISRFQNYDSNSSKASRLKAGISEGSSQNEVSVTDLYPR from the exons ATGAGTAGTGCAGGAAGCTGGGACCAATcgatgctgctgctgctgctactTTTTCTCATAAACCTTGTAGGCTTCACCATAGCCCAAGACCAAAATCCCTATCAATGTTTGAACAACGGGAATTACACAAGTAACAGCACATACAGCGCAAATCTTAACTCCCTGCTCTCTTCTCTCGCCTCAAACATCAACGACACCGGATTCTACAGTGCATCCGTGGGCCGAAATACAGACACTGCCAACGCTGTTGTCCTCTGCAGAGGCGATCAAACCCTTGATCAGTGCAGGACTTGTGTCCAAAACGCAGCCGTTGGTCTCGTCCAGTTGTGCCCCAATCGAAGACAGGCGATTGTATGGTATGAGTTATGTACGTTGCGGTACTCAAACGAGCCCTTGTACGGAATTCAAACCAATGATCCGGGGATTATCTTGAGAAATAGTTTTAGTGTACTTAATGCCGACCCATTTAGAGAAGATCGGAGAACCCTTCTGAATGATCTTCGGGACCGTGCGGCCAACGGGAGCTCTGTGCGGAAAGTTGGTGCAGGATTTAGGAATACATCTAATTCTCTGACAATCTACGGCCTGCTGCAGTGTACTCCGGATTTGTCAGCCGAGAATTGTGATAATTGCTTGATCCGAGCTTCCCAAGTCGAAAGTTGCTGTGATTCTGCTAGAGGAGTGAGAATCCTCCTACCCAGCTGCAATCTTCGTTACGAGGTTTATCCATTCTACAATGAAACTAGGCTGAGGGAACTCCAATTACTAGcgccaccgccaccgccaccACCACCGTCCACACCTTCATCGCCCACACCTTCACCACCAG GAAAAAAAGATGATAACACTACTCGAAATATTATCATCATCGTCGTTGCAACTGCTCTGTTTCTACTGGTTTGTGTTTGTGCTGCCATCTACCTGTGGAGAAGGATAAAGCTGAAGCCACAGGAGG CTACTGATGAGATCAGCAATGTTGAATCCCTGCAATTCGATTTTGGCAAAATTAGGGATGCCACAAATGATTTCTCTGATGCTAACAAGTTGGGGCAAGGTGGATTTGGAGCTGTTTATTGG GGGAGACTTCAAAACGGTCAAGAAATAGCAGTCAAAAGGTTGTCCAGAGAATCAGGACAAGGCAATGTAGAATTCAAGAATGAGGTCTTGTTAGTGGCCAAGCTTCAACATAGGAATCTGGTTAGACTCTTGGGCTTCTCCACAGAAGGGACTGAGAGACTTCTAATATATGAATTCGTTGAGAATGCGAGCCTAGACCAGTTCATATTCG ACCCAATCAAACGGTCAGACTTGGATTGGGATAGACGCTACAAGATCATAGCCGGTATTGCGAGGGGACTTGTGTACTTGCACGAAGATTCTCGACTCAGGATCATTCATCGTGATCTCAAAGCCAGCAATGTACTTTTAGATGGAGAGATGAACCCAAAAATTGCGGACTTTGGCATGGCAAGATTAGTCGGACAGGACGAAACCCAACGAAATACCAGCAAGATTGTTGGAACCTA TGGATATATGTCACCTGAATATGCAATGCACGGCCAGTTTTCCGTTAAATCAGATGTCTTTAGCTTCGGAGTGTTGGTCCTGGAGATCATTAGTGGTCAGAGAAATAATTGCTTCCAAAATGGGGAGAGCACGGAGGACCTCCTGAGTTTT ACATGGAAAAATTGGCGCGATGGAACAGCTGCAAATGTGATAGATCCTGTTCTGAGGGCTGATACGGGTTCCCGACAAGACATGTTGAGATGCATTCACATCGGCTTGCTGTGtgttcaagaaaatggagCAAACAGACCAACAATGCCTTCAGTTGTTCTGATGCTAAATAGCACCACCATAACTCTGCAAGTACCTTCAGAGCCCCCGTTTCTTATGTCTACTCATTTTGGTCCAGACATTTCACGATTTCAGAACTATGATTCAAACTCCAGCAAAGCATCAAGGTTGAAGGCAGGCATATCCGAAGGTTCATCGCAAAATGAGGTGTCGGTCACTGATTTATATCCGCGGTAA
- the LOC110013014 gene encoding putative receptor-like protein kinase At4g00960, with protein sequence MGTEGGNKTRNIIIITVAVAVSGTLAACAAIYLSKRIKRKPHELLEVLLLNELSIDEISTVESLQYEFGKIRAATNDFSDANKLGKGGFGVVYWGKFLTGQKIAVKRLSKSSGQGNIEFKNEVLLVVRLQHRNLVRLLGFSLEGTERLLIYEFVQNASLDQFIFDPIKCSRLDWERRYKIIEGIARGILYLHEDSRIRIIHRDLKASNVLLDGDMNPKIADFGMTRLSRNDETQGNTNRIVGTYGYMAPEYAMHGQFSVKSDVFSFEVLVLEIISGQKNHCFRSGETFLSFVWKNWREGTAGNVVDLFLRSGSGSMNEVLRCIHIGLLCVQENASHPTGMGSVLRMLSSSSLTLAMPSQPTFYLSIQSHDSNVSMLSEIQPQSHHSSKNNISLSELYPR encoded by the exons ATGG GAACAGAAGGTGGTAATAAAACTCGaaatattatcatcatcactGTTGCAGTTGCTGTATCTGGGACGCTTGCCGCTTGTGCTGCCATCTACTTGAGTAAAAGAATAAAGCGGAAGCCACATGAACTCCTGGAGG ttcttttactaAATGAATTATCTATTGATGAGATCAGCACGGTTGAATCCCTGCAATATGAATTTGGCAAAATCAGAGCGGCAACAAATGATTTCTCTGATGCTAATAAGTTGGGCAAAGGTGGATTTGGGGTTGTTTACTgg GGCAAATTTTTAACCGGGCAAAAAATAGCAGTCAAAAGACTGTCTAAAAGTTCAGGACAAGGTAATATAGAATTCAAGAATGAGGTCTTGTTGGTGGTCAGGCTTCAACACAGGAATCTGGTTAGGCTCTTGGGCTTCTCTCTAGAAGGAACTGAGAGGCTTCTAATATATGAATTCGTTCAAAATGCAAGTCTGGACCAGTTCATATTTG ACCCGATCAAATGTTCACGTTTAGATTGGGAAAGACGCTACAAGATCATAGAGGGTATTGCCCGGGGAATTCTTTACTTACATGAAGATTCTCGAATTAGGATCATTCATCGAGATCTCAAAGCAAGTAATGTTCTTTTAGATGGAGACATGAACCCCAAGATTGCAGATTTTGGCATGACCAGGTTATCACGAAACGATGAAACTCAAGGAAACACTAACAGAATTGTTGGAACCTA TGGATATATGGCACCAGAATATGCAATGCACGGGCAATTTTCTGTTAAGTCAGATGTGTTTAGCTTCGAAGTGCTAGTTCTCGAAATTATTAGTGGGCAAAAGAACCATTGTTTCCGAAGTGGGGAGACTTTCTTGAGCTTT GTGTGGAAAAATTGGCGTGAAGGAACAGCTGGAAATGTGGTGGACCTATTCTTGAGGTCTGGTTCGGGTTCCATGAATGAGGTGTTAAGGTGCATTCACATTGGTTTACTCTGTGTTCAAGAGAATGCATCCCATCCGACAGGCATGGGTTCTGTTCTTCGTATGCTCAGTAGCTCTTCCTTAACTCTGGCAATGCCATCTCAGcctacattttatttatccatTCAATCTCATGATTCAAATGTTTCAATGCTTTCGGAAATCCAACCCCAATCTCATCATTCgtccaaaaataatatctcaCTCTCTGAGTTATATCCACGataa
- the LOC105175387 gene encoding LOW QUALITY PROTEIN: transcription factor bHLH115 (The sequence of the model RefSeq protein was modified relative to this genomic sequence to represent the inferred CDS: deleted 1 base in 1 codon): MVSLPPEHSADWVFDYALLEDMPPLDPTFRWPHLQDAFPSPTTLSMEFGDSFGDPDCIKEHGSRKRLRSGASGASDSKAYKEKVRRDRLNDRFQELSSILEPGRPPKMDKAGILNDAVRLVIQLREEAQKLKESHDNLQRKVNELKTEKNELRDEKLKLKAEKEKLEEQVKALSLPSGFSVHPLPVPASFAATSPLLSSKLVPLFRYPGIPMWQFIPATAIDTSEDHALRPPVA, from the exons ATGGTGTCCCTGCCGCCGGAGCATTCCGCTGATTGGGTCTTCGATTACGCCTTACTCGAAGATATGCCTCCTCTCGACCCGACGTTCCGGTGGCCCCACCTCCAGGACGCTTTCCCTTCTCCTACTACTCTAAG TATGGAATTCGGCGACTCTTTTGGGGATCCAGATTGTATAAAGGAGCACGGCTCTAGAAAGAG ATTGAGGTCAGGAGCTAGTGGTGCATCTGATTCAAAAGCTTACAAGGAGAAAGTACGAAGGGATAGGCTGAATGACAG ATTCCAAGAACTAAGTTCTATACTAGAACCTGGAAGGCCACCCAAAATGGATAAAGCTGGTATATTGAATGATGCAGTTCGTCTGGTGATTCAATTGAGAGAAGAAGCGCAAAAGCTAAAAGAATCACATGATAATTTACAGAGGAAGGTCAACGAACTGAAG ACAGAGAAGAACGAACTACGAGATGAGAAGTTGAAGCTGAAGGCAGAGAAAGAGAAACTAGAAGAGCAAGTGAAAGCATTAAGCTTGCCATCTGGTTTTTCAGTTCACCCACTTCCAGTTCCTGCTTCTTTTGCAGCTACATCTCCACTCCTTAGTAGCAAGCTGGTGCCACTATTCAGATACCCTGGGATTCCCATGTGGCAATTTATACCCGCA ACTGCAATTGATACTTCAGAAGATCATGCTCTCCGTCCTCCAGTTGCTTGA
- the LOC105175427 gene encoding putative F-box protein At5g50220: MGNLATRLSVSPIKESLRNWTSSIMWTLVANKARALGRFVVYRFSQNKQSDESTPILPPEVIIEILSWLPLKSLTKAQLVCKQWRALIHDHYFIQKHMGQNSVVWHWYNVVRTGHISHIDSFSYLHGCDGLLLLRNNSSFKYCIWNPATRRVLELPDPHSGNYGFVFCYVPATGNYRIVAIYNDRENGREGCEVFTPGHSKEWRQITFPCIMTANNGYRFKDNCFIVIKSGEERCERVVSLDMGTETFTVNHLPEGLTCNRTTLWDLDWDGKLALVQIVGKNLQVMELEDYKKHRWCANKKVIPLPSMNKDNVVEPSLFPLLAKQGDIWFWLKGEKIFTYTIKTGQVCDVKQSQTFSLSNKLYPYKPSLVTFEGMVPDTMLEKLRPRLSFE, encoded by the coding sequence ATGGGAAACTTAGCTACCAGATTGTCCGTTTCTCCCATCAAGGAGAGCTTGAGAAACTGGACTTCAAGCATAATGTGGACTCTAGTGGCCAACAAGGCACGGGCATTGGGGCGCTTTGTGGTGTACAGATTTTCTCAGAACAAGCAAAGTGATGAATCAACACCAATCCTTCCGCCTGAGGTCATTATAGAGATCCTGAGCTGGTTGCCCCTCAAGTCCCTAACAAAGGCTCAGCTCGTGTGTAAACAGTGGCGTGCACTGATTCATGACCATTACTTCATTCAAAAGCATATGGGTCAAAACTCTGTTGTTTGGCATTGGTATAATGTTGTTCGGACCGGCCACATTTCCCATATTGACTCTTTCTCTTACCTTCATGGTTGTGATGGCTTGCTACTCCTGAGGAATAATAGCTCGTTCAAGTATTGCATCTGGAATCCGGCCACTCGCCGTGTTCTTGAATTGCCTGATCCACACAGTGGTAACTATGGTTTTGTCTTCTGTTATGTCCCAGCCACTGGAAACTATAGAATAGTGGCCATTTACAACGATCGAGAAAATGGAAGAGAAGGCTGTGAAGTTTTTACTCCTGGTCACTCTAAGGAGTGGAGGCAAATAACATTTCCTTGTATTATGACTGCTAATAATGGATACAGATTTAAAGACAATTGTTTCATAGTTATTAAATCTGGTGAGGAACGTTGTGAACGGGTAGTGTCTCTAGATATGGGAACTGAAACTTTCACTGTAAATCATTTGCCAGAGGGTCTGACCTGCAATCGGACAACGCTGTGGGATTTAGATTGGGATGGGAAACTTGCATTGGTCCAAATAGTTGGAAAAAATCTACAAGTGATGGAGTTAGAAGACTATAAGAAGCACAGATGGTGTGCAAACAAGAAAGTCATTCCTTTGCCGTCCATGAACAAAGATAATGTTGTTGAGCCAAGTTTATTCCCATTGCTTGCTAAACAAGGTGATATATGGTTTTGGTTGAAAGgtgagaaaatatttacttaCACAATTAAGACTGGACAGGTCTGCGATGTTAAGCAATCACAAACCTTTTCACTATCAAATAAACTCTACCCGTACAAACCAAGCTTGGTTACCTTTGAAGGAATGGTGCCAGACACAATGTTAGAGAAACTGCGGCCTCGTCTCAGTTTTGAATAG
- the LOC105175388 gene encoding oxygen-evolving enhancer protein 3, chloroplastic — translation MAQAMASMAGLRGSSQAVLEGSLHSTTRLITPNTARIALPRPGFSVRAQHQNSADTETSRRAMLGLVAAGIASGSFVQAVLAEAKPIKIGPPPPPSGGLPGTLNSDEARDLQLPLKDRFFLQPKTPTEAAARVKESAKEIKGVKSLIDKKAWPYVQNDLRLRAEYLRYDLKTVISAKPKEEKQPLQDLTGKLLQDISNLDHAAKIKSTPEAEKYYAETVATLDDVLSKLG, via the exons ATGGCTCAAGCTATGGCTTCAATGGCTGGCCTGCGTGGCTCTTCTCAAGCCGTCCTGGAGGGCAGCCTTCACTCCACCACCCGCTTGATCACCCCCAACACTGCCAGAATTGCCTTGCCCAGACCAGGGTTCAGCGTCCGAGCCCAGCACCAGAACTCAGCCGACACTGAGACAAGCCGCCGAGCCATGCTTGGACTCGTTGCAGCAGGGATAGCCTCAGGATCCTTTGTCCAAGCCGTCCTCGCTGAAGCCAAGCCAATCAAGATTGGTCCACCACCTCCACCCTCCGGTGGACTCC CGGGAACTTTGAACTCTGACGAAGCAAGAGACCTGCAGCTGCCCCTGAAAGACCGGTTTTTCCTTCAGCCCAAGACGCCAACTGAGGCTGCAGCAAGGGTGAAGGAGTCTGCCAAAGAAATTAAGGGCGTGAAGTCGCTGATTGACAAGAAGGCTTGGCCTTACGTCCAAAATGACCTCCGTCTAAGGGCAGAATACCTCCGTTACGACCTCAAGACCGTCATCTCTGCCAAGCCTAAAGAAGAGAAGCAACCCCTACAAGACCTCACTGGGAAGCTCCTCCAGGACATCAGCAAT CTGGACCATGCAGCAAAGATCAAGAGCACCCCCGAGGCAGAAAAGTACTATGCCGAAACTGTGGCTACACTGGATGATGTTCTCTCCAAGCTTGGCTAG